From the genome of Salvelinus alpinus chromosome 19, SLU_Salpinus.1, whole genome shotgun sequence, one region includes:
- the LOC139545499 gene encoding E1A-binding protein p400-like isoform X4 — MHHGSGQQHMQRQLQRSKSITGSEAEDQQQQTMAVTQQQATANHPQSPVTTFASAASPSAPKSPNYQIIMSRSPVTGQNMNITLQNVSQMVTGNQQITLTPLPPQNPGSPGFQHTAPQWRFEHAPSSYIKVTSPLPQSMQPQSPTQHNPVPLHRPGAPGTGLSVCGQSPTRFVDTGMLVRQISLGSPSGSGHFVYQEGTGLTQLAPTTAGQVQLQLSSPGAPGSVRERRLSQPHSQTGGTIHHLGPQSPVVSGTALPKLGSPGHITTSNLPPQISSIIQGQLARPMIFEKTLGVVAGVGTAATASFSMPSTIPPSSPSLTNLPQGIPNPPLTPTGMSMGSIKKQIPKKLEEIAPSNPEVAQLRKQCLEHHNKKMEGLKEVFKDYLIELFFLQHLQGNMMDYLAFKKKPCVPLFTYLRQNDLDLEEESEEEEQSEVINDEVKVVTGKDGQAGTPVAIATQLPPNVSAAFSSQQQFQVHLGASGSMTNPGDMDAFKRQQAMAHADQAKRSRIEVGRHGMIFQHPGVLGSPGVPLQQLMPTAQGGMPPNPQSVQIPGQKQNQPLYDPSKGPPVQNAASLHTPPPQLPGRLPQGALPMAGLPMALSQQSQLVESSAQAANLLQAQVKVHGPIMAPVNHHTQLQQQMQSGLHLQMQAQQLQQPQPLLQPGQATVALARPGAESNQPGQRMMINSLSNPSMSPAPLNVPNSLPSPHTIGPLRHPESNITPATQSKLAGPNSTSTIKMGGFGQGSGMQSSEGSSQDKQAEQTKLESQVHQRISELRKEGQWSASRLPKLMESSRPKSHWDYLLEEMQWMAADFAQERRWKMAAAKKLVRTCSRYHDEQKKMEAKFKKEGELRLRHIASTIAREVEFFWSNIEQVVEIKLQFEIYEKRLKMLSLQRASSKGQDVKPTQSTADKAEKDEPTMSSRKRRSSTSLAEEVQDEESTIEEQEAMEVTADQRAELADLAKDAEMPLGALVKQYAGAYTDNFDWPQSAPPSDEEDRDETEDMESSLDSPSEAVVIDSLLSVDQYRGSDKACPPGTDGKPKKDIAEVAAATELILPKGSARTTSSVRSQAPFLLHGSLREYQQIGVDWLASLHKKHLNGILADETALGKTVQIVAYLAHLACQEGIWGPHLVVVRTCKMLSWEMEFKRWCPGLKILLYLGNKHECRAKRRWWAEANSFHVCVTSYKLLLKDQSHFLRRSWKHLVLDEVQLIKNMSEKHWETIFALKSQQRILLINTPLHNTLKELWTMIHFLLPGITRPYTDFPVKPGTDQNQDYCHKLVIRLHRMIQPFILRRCKRDVEKQLPKKYEHILKCRLSSRQRSMYEDILTQPGAQEALKPGHFVSVLQVLLQLQRICNHPDLVNIRETSSSYVCSSLQYNTPSLVLGALQEDQRTSLDRSLFDLVSNENRLTRYETEEVLPKLKVTRQLIEEIHSAPDPPARPKPCKIKPMRLFQPVQYGTKPEGRLVPMTSTVGQQRPPATTTPDTSTAPQSAQTRGKSPVTTTTTTQVAGTAIQKAQTTSPATGTTGSAVGSSGSAATGQHVVGTVALGQALCGAAQPTLPGIVQVHRPSLGPTHAIQPSLVPQRLVLTSQAQARLPSGDVVKIAQLASIAGSQNRISQPETPVTLQFQGNKFTLSPSQLRQLTTGQPLQLQGNILQIVSAPGQQILRPQGSMLMQTVPQAVPVSNSSSTPGTLSPATPTHQVSATGVSVKPAPAAPIAPQESSEERSHLLKERLNRLFSSNERRYGRSVLYGADLLQACSVTPGAPHSALSPRGWRWVGRDSCLRAQRTPVATTTHLQSALLSSTHRQDAGSHLVSRLSCVVPVAVAPPPHLYAANPPAPYSLEQKSISRRLQEAAAPHSTDIHRLASGHQLQFPDLQLMQMDSGKLEALAILLQKLRSENHRVLIFTQMVKMLDILEAFLDHRQLTYIRVDESLTTEERQEHMKTFNRNRQVFCSILTNRCCSAVGTVFDADTIIFYDTDLNPSMDARTQEWCDKIGRFKDIHIYRLESANSIEEKLLKNGTKDLIREVAAQGTDYTLAFLTQRTIQDLFEVEAGSGEKVEEFVVLHQEPSPSEAISPRVARPYIQALHSISLDAPPPEWQEEEGQEEYLEKETQVKEEPSQLEELSAVMDQLTPIEKYALQYLEYLHVSEDEHVAKERLLCAKRSWEMQHLQKLKAEDSERMIIEDEENLFTYTREDAYNMEYVFDGEDGQTEIMPLWTPPTPPQDDNDIYIDSVICLMYDSAPMPESKLPPVYIRKEHKRLKMDPSAGRKKKKGHGETVIPPRSLFEKASMLKVRREGKDQKKNFSLKQQAPFAKPLPSLVKPAMEAGQDNPEWLISEDWALLQALKQLLELPLNLTIMSPAHTPNWDLVSDVVNSCSRIYRSPKQCRNRYENVIIPREEGKLVYEANPKKKTKSIYKSKNSRPLRTCQIYTQDGNATHIQLYNSRFELMKIIANKRSPPIKPLLGMNPFQKNPKHASVLAESGIGYDKPLPPIQVASQRAERIAKEKKALAEQQRTQQLAQQAGAPQAVAGAAQPQAGAPAVGQAQAPGVPQAPAATGATAVPNTTVLAGAIKNAAGGTTIQTGTVAGNVIVNTVAGMPPSPFQANKRLASPGQVIPGTLSPAGAAAAQVVHSQQRAVPAAATPGEVIAIATGQGVRAVTPVTASAVVSTTLTPVQSQTRSLVTQVTPATGMQLPQGKPITQAHLHMLRQQQLQQQQQQASSPQGIKVVGKPQELLKMHKQKMQMSQQQVAVAAAQGQQQAGQQASQVQLANLQAAQANPQLAAVAAAPRAGAVLAGSTVANLQLARLTRVPTQGQIQAQPGQTSQVTLTKPPVVSVPAMVSSAGVTTLPVSVAGISVAIGQAQKTGGPVLPPPFPQMQVQQLLQMKKQQAAVQAAAAQQKAVEPQQGPATVQQKLGTQQVTVQGPQATQQQKVTYAATTQLQPGIKTQFFTTSIAQAGKPTGAQQIQVAKLPQIVQGQSNVANIQQIVSSPQQIHPQTVPLTQTASSAQPQPQMIPSGTSQVVQQKLLQQQVVTAVASPQIQTTSPHSPAQQAQAPAAAESPVLQQPAKGQARGGAMRGKNQAKPSGGSS, encoded by the exons ATGCACCATGGGAGTGGACAACAGCATATGCAACGGCAACTTCAGAGATCCAAGTCCATCACGGGATCTGAAGCAGAAGACCAGCAGCAGCAGACCATGGCTGTTACTCAACAGCAGGCAACAGCCAACCACCCACAATCACCTGTGACCACGTTTGCATCTGCAGCTAGCCCTTCAGCCCCCAAGTCACCCAACTACCAGATAATCATGAGCCGCAGCCCTGTCACAGGCCAGAACATGAACATCACCTTACAAAATGTCAGTCAAATGGTGACGGGCAACCAACAGATCACCCTCACCCCGCTCCCCCCCCAGAACCCAGGCTCTCCCGGCTTCCAGCACACAGCTCCGCAATGGAGGTTTGAGCATGCCCCGTCCTCCTATATCAAGGTCACCTCACCTCTGCCCCAATCCATGCAGCCCCAAAGTCCCACCCAGCACAACCCAGTACCCCTCCATCGACCTGGGGCACCCGGAACAGGACTGAGTGTGTGTGGACAGAGCCCAACACGTTTTGTTGATACTGGCATGCTTGTGAGACAAATCAGTCTTGGCAGCCCATCTGGAAGTGGGCACTTTGTTTACCAAGAGGGGACAGGGTTGACACAGCTGGCTCCAACCACAGCTGGGCAGGTGCAGTTGCAGCTGTCCTCCCCAGGGGCACCAGGCTCTGTGCGGGAACGCAGGCTGTCACAGCCCCATTCACAGACTGGAGGCACCATCCACCACCTCGGACCTCAGAGTCCTGTGGTCAGTGGCACTGCTCTGCCCAAACTGGGGAGCCCAGGCCACATCACCACATCCAACTTGCCACCTCAAATCAGCAGTATTATCCAGGGGCAGCTGGCGCGTCCCATGATATTTGAGAAGACTCTGGGTGTGGTAGCTGGAGTGGGGACAGCTGCCACAGCATCTTTCAGTATGCCTTCCACCATTCCTCCTTCCAGCCCTTCCCTCACTAACCTTCCCCAAGGCATCCCCAATCCCCCCCTCACGCCTACCGGCATGAGCATGGGCTCCATCAAGAAACAGATTCCCAAAAAGCTGGAGGAGATTGCACCCTCCAACCCAGAAGTGGCCCAGCTGAGGAAGCAGTGTCTGGAGCACCACAATAAGAAGATGGAGGGTCTGAAGGAGGTCTTCAAAGACTACCTGATTGAGCTGTTCTTCCTCCAGCACCTCCAGGGGAACATGATGGACTATTTGGCTTTCAAGAAGAAACCCTGCGTCCCGCTTTTCACTTACCTGAGGCAGAACGACCTGGACCTTGAGGAGGAATCGGAAGAGGAGGAGCAGTCTGAGGTCATCAATGACGAG GTCAAGGTTGTCACTGGAAAGGATGGACAGGCGGGGACACCAGTTGCCATAGCTACACAGCTTCCACCCAATGTTTCAGCAGCATTCTCTTCCCAGCAGCAGTTTCAG GTGCACCTGGGAGCATCTGGCAGCATGACAAACCCAGGGGACATGGATGCCTTTAAGAGGCAACAGGCAATGGCACACGCAG ATCAGGCTAAGAGGTCCCGGATTGAAGTTGGTCGCCATGGAATGATTTTCCAGCATCCTGGTGTTTTAGGATCACCTGGCGTTCCACTCCAGCAGCTTATGCCGACAGCGCAAG GCGGGATGCCCCCCAACCCACAGTCGGTTCAGATCCCCGGGCAGAAGCAGAACCAGCCTCTCTATGACCCGTCTAAAGGGCCTCCGGTGCAGAACGCTGCCAGCCTGCACACCCCTCCCCCCCAACTGCCAGGTCGCCTCCCACAGGGCGCCCTCCCCATGGCAGGCCTGCCCAtggctctctctcagcagtcacaGCTGGTGGAGAGCTCAGCCCAGGCCGCCAACCTGCTTCAGGCCCAGGTGAAGGTGCACGGCCCCATCATGGCTCCAGTAAACCACCACACACAGCTCCAGCAGCAGATGCAGTCTGGCCTTCACCTCCAGATGCAGGCTCAGCAGCTACAGCAGCCTCAGCCCTTGCTGCAGCCAGGACAGGCG ACTGTGGCTCTTGCTCGTCCTGGAGCAGAGTCCAACCAACCTGGCCAAAGAATGATGATCAACTCCCTGTCTAACCCCTCCATGTCTCCTGCCCCCCTCAATGTCCCCAACTCACTCCCCTCCCCCCACACCATTGGCCCCCTCCGCCATCCTGAGTCCAACATCACCCCTGCCACACAGTCCAAACTGGCCGGGCCCAACAGCACCTCCACTATCAAAATGGGTGGTTTTGGTCAGGGCTCAGGTATGCAGTCATCAGAAGGGAGCTCACAGGACAAACAAGCTGAGCAGACCAAATTG GAGAGCCAGGTGCACCAGCGTATCTCTGAGTTGAGGAAAGAGGGCCAGTGGTCAGCCAGTAGGCTGCCCAAGCTCATGGAGTCCTCTCGGCCCAAGTCCCACTGGGACTACCTACTGGAGGAGATGCAGTGGATGGCAGCTGACTTTGCCCAGGAAAGGAGGTGGAAGATGGCTGCTGCCAAGAAG CTGGTTCGCACCTGTTCCCGTTACCATGACGAGCAGAAGAAAATGGAAGCGAAGTTCAAGAAAGAGGGAGAACTGCGGCTTCGTCACATTGCTAGCACCATCGCCAGAGAGGTGGAGTTCTTCTGGTCCAACATTGAGCAG GTTGTGGAAATAAAACTACAGTTTGAGATTTATGAGAAGAGACTGAAAATGCTCAGCCTGCAGAGAGCATCGAGTAAGG GACAAGATGTTAAACCTACTCAGTCGACAGCAGATAAAGCTGAAAAGGAC GAACCCACTATGTCATCAAGGAAGCGAAGGTCCAGCACTTCATTGGCTGAAGAAG TTCAGGATGAGGAGAGCACCATAGAGGAGCAGGAAGCCATGGAGGTGACAGCTGATCAGAGGGCAGAGTTGGCCGATCTGGCTAAAGATG CTGAGATGCCTCTGGGTGCGTTGGTGAAGCAGTATGCTGGTGCCTACACTGACAACTTTGACTGGCCCCAGTCTGCCCCACCGAGTGATGAGGAGGACCGGGATGAGACTGAAG ATATGGAGTCCTCTCTGGACAGCCCCTCCGAGGCTGTAGTGATAGACTCTCTGCTCAGTGTGGACCAGTATCGAGGTTCTGACAAGGCCTGTCCTCCTGGTACTGACGGGAAGCCTAAGAAGGACATAGCAGAGGTGGCAGCCGCCACAGAACTCATCCTACCCAAGGGCAGTGCCAGGACCACCTCTTCT GTCCGCAGCCAGGCTCCTTTCCTGCTGCACGGATCACTGCGTGAGTACCAGCAGATCGGAGTGGACTGGCTAGCCAGCCTCCACAAGAAACACCTCAACGGCATCCTAGCAGACGAGACTGCACTGGGCAAGACCGTGCAGATTGTGGCCTACCTGGCCCATCTGGCCTGTCAAGAGG gtATCTGGGGCCCCCACCTAGTTGTGGTGAGGACGTGTAAGATGCTGAGCTGGGAGATGGAGTTTAAACGCTGGTGTCCTGGCCTCAAGATCCTCCTCTACCTTGGCAACAAACATGAATGCAGAGCAAAGAGAAGG TGGTGGGCGGAGGCCAATAGCTTCCATGTGTGTGTGACGTCCTACAAGCTGCTGCTAAAGGACCAGAGCCACTTCCTGAGAAGGAGCTGGAAACACTTGGTCCTGGATGAGGTGCAGCTCATTAAGAACATGTCTGAGAAACACTGGGAAACCATCTTTGCTCTCAAGAG TCAGCAGAGGATCCTCCTGATCAACACTCCACTACACAACACACTGAAGGAGCTGTGGACCATGATCCACTTCCTCCTGCCAGGCATCACCAGACCCTACACAGACTTCCCAGTCAAGCCAGGCACAGACCAGAACCAGGACTACTGCCACAAACTGGTCATTCGCCTACACAGG atgatcCAACCCTTCATTCTGAGGCGCTGTAAGAGGGACGTGGAGAAGCAGCTACCTAAGAAGTATGAACACATCCTCAAGTGTCGCCTGTCCAGCAGACAGAGGAGCATGTATGAAGATATCCTCACTCAGCCAGG AGCCCAGGAGGCGTTGAAGCCGGGTCATTTTGTGAGTGTGCTGCAGGTGCTGCTGCAGCTGCAGAGGATCTGTAACCACCCAGACCTGGTAAACATCAGGGAGACCAGCAGCTCCTACGTGTGTTCCTCTCTGCAGTACAACACCCCTTCCCTGGTGCTGGGAGCCCTGCAGGAGGACCAACGCACG AGCCTGGACCGGTCCCTGTTTGACCTGGTCAGTAATGAGAACAGACTGACGCGCTACGAGACGGAGGAGGTTCTACCCAAACTCAAAGTCACCCGTCAGCTGATCGAGGAGATCCACAGTGCCCCGGACCCACCGGCCAGGCCCAAGCCCTGCAAGATCAAACCCATGAG GTTGTTCCAGCCAGTGCAGTATGGTACCAAGCCAGAGGGTCGTCTAGTGCCCATGACTAGTACTGTGGGTCAGCAGCGTCCTCCAGCCACCACTACCCCCGACACCTCCACGGCCCCTCAGTCAGCCCAGACCAGGGGCAAGTCCCctgtcaccaccactaccaccacacagg TGGCTGGGACGGCTATTCAGAAAGCCCAGACTACCTCTCCAGCCACCGGCACCACTGGGTCTGCTGTAGGCTCCTCTGGGAGCGCCGCCACTGGCCAGCATGTGGTGGGGACTGTGGCCCTGGGCCAGGCTCTGTGTGGCGCAGCCCAGCCCACTCTGCCTGGCATTGTACAGGTCCACAGGCCATCCCTAGGCCCCACCCATGCCATCCAGCCCAGCCTGGTTCCCCAGAGGCTGGTTCTAACGTCCCAGGCCCAGGCAAGGTTGCCTA GTGGAGATGTGGTGAAAATAGCCCAGCTGGCGTCCATAGCAGGCAGTCAGAACCGGATCTCCCAGCCTGAGACCCCCGTCACGCTGCAGTTCCAGGGCAACAAGTTCACCCTGTCCCCCAGCCAGCTCCGACAGCTCACCACAGGGCAGCCCTTGCAGCTCCAAG GTAACATCCTGCAGATAGTGTCGGCCCCCGGTCAGCAGATCCTCCGGCCTCAGGGCTCCATGCTCATGCAGACGGTACCTCAGGCTGTACCCGtctccaactcctcctccacaccTGGCACCCTGTCCCCAGCCACCCCAACCCACCAAG TTTCAGCCACAGGGGTGAGCGTCAAGCCAGCTCCTGCTGCTCCTATTGCCCCTCAG GAGTCGTCAGAGGAGAGGAGTCATCTGCTGAAGGAGCGTCTGAACCGCCTGTTCAGTTCCAATGAGCGGCGCTATGGCCGCAGTGTCCTGTACGGAGCTGACCTGCTCCAAGCCTGCTCTGTGACCCCAGGGGCTCCTCACTCTGCCCTGAGCCCCAGGGGCTGGAGGTGGGTGGGCAGGGACAGCTGCCTCAGGGCCCAGAGGACCCCTGTGGCCACCACCACACACCTCCAGTCTGCCCTGCTCTCCTCCACACACCGCCAGGACGCCGGCAGCCACCTAGTCAGCAG gttATCATGTGTTGTCCCTGTCGCAGTAGCTCCTCCCCCTCACCTGTATGCAGCCAATCCCCCAGCTCCCTACAGCCTGGAGCAGAAGTCGATCAGTCGCAGGCTCCAGGAGGCTGCCGCCCCCCACAGCACAGACATCCACCGCCTGGCCTCTGGACACCAGCTCCAGTTCCCTGACCTGCAGCTCATGCAGATGGACTCAG GTAAACTTGAGGCCCTGGCCATTCTGCTCCAGAAGCTGAGGTCGGAGAATCATCGAGTCCTCATCTTCACACAGATGGTGAAGATGCTGGACATCCTGGAGGCCTTCCTGGACCACCGGCAGCTCACATACATCCGCGTGGACGAGAGCCTGACCACAGAGGAACGCCAG GAGCATATGAAGACCTTCAACAGGAACAGACAGGTGTTCTGCAGCATTCTGACCAACCGCTGCTGCTCGGCCGTGGGGACCGTGTTCGATGCAGACACCATTATATTCTACGACACAGACCTCAACCCCAGCATGGACGCCCGCACCCAGGAGTGGTGCGACAAGATCGGACGCTTCAAGGACATCCACATCTATAG ACTGGAGAGTGCGAACTCCATTGAAGAGAAGCTGCTGAAGAACGGCACCAAGGATCTGATCAGAGAGGTGGCTGCCCAGGGGACTGACTACACCCTGGCATTCCTCACACAG CGGACCATCCAGGACCTGTTTGAGGTGGAGGCCGGCTCTGGGGAGAAGGTTGAGGAGTTTGTGGTTCTGCACCAGGAGCCGTCTCCCTCTGAGGCAATCTCTCCCCGCGTGGCCAGGCCCTACATCCAGGCCCTTCACAGCATCAGCCTGGATGCCCCACCACCAGagtggcaggaggaggagggtcagGAGGAGTACCTGGAGAAAGAGACACAAGTCAAAGAAGAGCCCTCTCAGCTGGAGGAGCTCAGTGCTGTCATGGACCAG CTAACGCCGATAGAAAAATATGCCCTGCAATACCTGGAGTATCTTCATGTCAGTGAAGACGAACATGTTGCCAAG GAGCGACTGTTGTGTGCAAAGAGAAGCTGGGAGATGCAGCACCTTCAGAAACTGAAGGCTGAAGACTCCGAGAGGATGATCATTGAGGACGAGGAGAACCTGTTCACCTACACCAGAGAGGATGCTTACAACATG GAGTATGTGTTTGATGGAGAAGATGGCCAAACAGAAATCATGCCG CTGTGGACTCCACCTACCCCACCGCAGGATGACAATGACATCTATATCGACTCTGTCATCTGTCTGATGTACGACTCTGCTCCCATGCCGGAGTCCAAACTGCCTCCTGTTTACATCCGCAAGGAGCACAAGAGACTCAAGATGGACCCCTCGG CAggcaggaagaagaagaagggtcATGGGGAGACAGTGATTCCTCCTCGCTCCCTCTTTGAGAAGGCCAGCATGCTCAAGGTCCGCCGCGAGGGCAAGGACCAAAAGAAGAACTTCTCCCTGAAGCAGCAGGCGCCCTTCGCCAAGCCTCTGCCCTCGCTGGTCAAACCTGCCATGGAGGCCGGTCAGGACAACCCAGAGTGGCTCATCAGTGAAGACTGGGCCCTGCTACAG GCTTTGAAGCAGCTCCTGGAGCTCCCTCTGAACCTAACCATCATGTCTCCGGCCCACACGCCCAACTGGGACCTCGTCAGCGACGTGGTCAACTCCTGCAGCCGGATCTACCGCTCGCCCAAGCAGTGTCGCAACCGCTACGAGAACGTCATCATCCCCCGGGAGGAGGGCAAG TTGGTGTATGAGGCAAACCCCAAGAAGAAAACCAAGAGCATATACAAG TCTAAGAACAGCCGGCCGCTGCGGACCTGTCAGATCTACACCCAGGATGGCAACGCTACACACATCCAGCTCTACAACAGCCGCTTTGAGCTCATGAAGATCATCGCCAACAAGAGGAGTCCCCCCATTAAACCCCT TCTGGGGATGAACCCATTCCAGAAGAACCCCAAACATGCTTCCGTCCTGGCAGAAAGTGGGATCGGCTACGACAAGCCCCTCCCTCCCATTCAGGTGGCATCACAACGTGCTGAGAGGATTGCCAAGGAGAAGAAG GCCCTAGCAGAGCAGCAAAGGACTCAGCAGCTAGCTCAGCAGGCTGGAGCCCCCCAGGCCGTGGCCGGTGCTGCCCAACCTCAGGCTGGGGCTCCCGCTGTAGGCCAAGCCCAGGCCCCGGGAGTCCCCCAGGCCCCTGCAGCGACTGGAGCTACCGCTGTACCCAACACCACTGTCCTG GCTGGAGCCATTAAGAATGCTGCTGGGGGGACGACCATTCAAACTG GCACCGTAGCGGGGAACGTGATTGTGAACACAGTGGCTGGAATGCCTCCAAGTCCGTTCCAGGCCAACAAACGGCTGGCATCACCAGGTCAAGTCATACCAGGCACCCTGTCT CCTGCCGGTGCAGCAGCAGCCCAGGTGGTCCACTCCCAGCAGAGAGCCGTACCTGCCGCTGCCACCCCTGGAGAGGTGATCGCCATAGCTACGGGTCAGGGTGTCAGGGCCGTTACCCCGGTGACTGCCTCTGCGGTGGTGTCCACCACTCTGACCCCAGTGCAGTCTCAGACCCGCTCCCTGGTCACTCAGGTCACACCAG CCACAGGCATGCAGCTGCCCCAGGGGAAGCCCATCACCCAGGCGCACCTCCACATGCTCCGCCAGCAGCAGctccagcagcaacaacagcaggcTTCCTCTCCACAAGGCATTAAGGTTGTGGGCAAACCCCAG GAGCTGCTGAAGATGCACAAGCAGAAGATGCAGATGTCCCAGCAGCAGGTGGCAGTGGCAGCAGCCCAGGGCCAGCAGCAGGCAGGCCAGCAGGCCTCCCAGGTCCAGCTGGCTAACCTCCAGGCAGCCCAGGCCAACCCACAGCTAGCTGCTGTAGCTGCTGCTCCCAGAGCCGGGGCCGTGCTGGCTGGTTCCACCGTAGCCAACCTGCAGCTGGCCAGACTG ACCCGGGTGCCCACCCAGGGTCAGATCCAGGCCCAGCCAGGGCAGACGTCCCAGGTGACCCTCACTAAGCCCCCCGTAGTCTCTGTGCCCGCTATGGTCTCCTCCGCTGGCGTCACCACACTGCCCGTCTCTGTGGCTGGAATCAGTGTGGCCATTGGCCAGGCCCAGAAAACAG GTGGGCCGGTGTTGCCGCCCCCATTCCCCCAGATGCAGGTGCAGCAGCTGCTCCAGATGAAGAAGCAGCAGGCAGCCGTGCAGGCAGCAGCAGCCCAGCAGAAAGCAGTGGAGCCACAGCAAGGACCGGCCACTGTGCAGCAGAAG TTGGGCACCCAGCAGGTGACAGTGCAGGGTCCCCAGGCCACCCAGCAGCAGAAGGTCACCTATGCTGCCACCACCCAGCTCCAACCTGGCATCAAGACCCAGTTCTTCACTACCTCCATTGCCCAGGCTGGAAAACCAACTGGGGCCCAGCAAATCCAG GTGGCTAAGCTCCCCCAGATAGTGCAGGGGCAATCCAATGTGGCCAACATCCAGCAGATCGTATCATCTCCACAGCAG ATCCACCCCCAGACGGTGCCCTTGACCCAGACTGCGTCCTcagcccagccccagccccagatgaTTCCATCAGGCACATCCCAGGTGGTTCAGCAGAAGCTTCTCCAGCAGCAGGTGGTGACTGCAGTCGCCTCGCCTCAGATCCAGACCACCTCTCCTCACAGCCCAGCCCAGCAGGCCCAAGCGCCTGCTGCAGCCGAGTCCCCTGTACTGCAGCAGCCAGCCAAGGGCCAGGCTCGCGGAGGGGCCATGAGGGGCAAGAACCAGGCCAAGCCCAGCGGGGGCAGCAGCTAG